One Aspergillus oryzae RIB40 DNA, chromosome 2 genomic window carries:
- a CDS encoding EGFR-like transmembrane domain-containing protein (predicted protein) → MSNSSSNHFTCPSGGTWYVCPDAPHFVGCCSSDPCTNVDANSTTPCPNLHPASFDTSIFDEILPNLCIGSANAHWYTCNTTDPPFLGCCSSPACSKTGCPADDLLAAAWSSSRRGQFALFQDEGTGDDDNKGSGGGGGLSGGAIAGIVVGVVAALVIVGALVWFFMWRRNKKAAAMSAHRHTPSVVEGEYQMTYQSPASPYHGSEFSSPAGTTIGTGKDPKYMSTSSAGISLPSPGLPSEGGRPISELYSNSTGSEDMSQQKWTPGQSYGLGVQGAGKPEPIPELDSNVAEVHELDGQGGNRP, encoded by the exons ATGTCGAACTCGAGTTCGAATCACTTCACCTGCCCGTCCGGCGGCACCTGGTACGTGTGCCCGGACGCGCCGCACTTCGTCGGCTGCTGCTCCTCGGACCCATGCACAAACGTCGACGCAAACAGCACCACGCCATGCCCCAACCTCCATCCCGCCTCCTTTGACACCTCCATCTTCGACGAGATCCTGCCCAACTTGTGCATCGGCTCCGCCAACGCGCACTGGTATACCTGCAACACCACGGACCCACCCTTCCTCGGCTGCTGCTCGAGCCCTGCTTGTTCAAAGACGGGGTGTCCGGCCGATGATTTACTTGCCGCTGCGTGGAGCTCGTCCCGTCGGGGTCAATTCGCCCTGTTCCAGGACGAGGGCACCGGCGATGACGATAATAAGGGTAGCGGCGGAGGGGGTGGGTTATCCGGCGGCGCGATCGCGGGAATCgtggttggggttgttgcGGCGCTGGTGATTGTCGGCGCGCTCGTGTGGTTCTTCATGTGgagaaggaacaagaaggcTGCTGCGATGAGTGCACACCGGCACACGCCGTCTGTGGTCGAGGGCGAGTATCAGATGACGTATCAATCCCCGGCATCGCCGTACCATG GCTCCGAATTCTCCAGCCCCGCTGGCACGACAATCGGGACAGGAAAGGACCCGAAATACATGTCAACTTCCTCAGCAGGTATCAGCCTGCCCTCTCCCGGACTACCCTCAGAAGGTGGACGGCCAATTTCAGAACTCTACTCGAATAGTACCGGGAGCGAGGATATGTCGCAGCAGAAATGGACGCCGGGCCAGAGCTACGGGCTCGGTGTACAGGGAGCAGGAAAACCAGAACCGATACCGGAGTTAGACAGCAATGTGGCTGAGGTGCATGAGTTGGACGGACAGGGAGGAAATCGGCCGTGA
- a CDS encoding uncharacterized protein (predicted protein): MTLSSMFVAITLNLLSTLCQKTIGRLIPINIDRFPMFHQRRVMDDPQDGEDPQEWVDTLDWDIPYITNPSLSATDRTVFHNQGCTVFGYPSTGGVLIKEADLVDMLFLSLPRSHASQCSPSADEEDRFCNLMRRTGATLWPNKQNWRQVETGFRKRTKEQAKVMVYGWPTDGGVWVLRFESSEELPHDFGRIGFAMNMGEKIQIMREYGATAVGGSGDLETELSQPIASLMKVWSCILVLHDLGPVWSRHEISNHIKPVLSGSYSS; this comes from the exons ATGACGCTTAGCAGCATGTTCGTCGCCATCACCCTCAACCTTTTATCGACTCTCTGCCAAAAGACCATAGGCCGCTTGATTCCCATCAACATAGACCGTTTCCCTATGTTTCATCAACGGAGAGTAATGGACGACCCACAGGACGGGGAAGACCCACAGGAATGGGTTGACACACTGGACTGGGATATCCCATACATCACAAACCCTTCTCTATCGGCAACGGACCGGACCGTCTTCCACAACCAGGGATGCACAGTCTTTGGCTACCCCTCCACTGGCGGGGTTCTTATTAAAGAGGCTGATCTTGTCGATATGCTTTTCCTATCGCTCCCGCGCTCTCATGCATCGCAGTGCTCACCCAGtgccgacgaagaagataggTTCTGTAATCTTATGCGACGGACTGGTGCGACACTCTGGCCAAATAAACAGAATTGGCGCCAAGTAGAGACGGGTTTTAGAAAGAGAACGAAGGAACAAGCGAAGGTGATGGTGTACGGTTGGCCGACGGATGGAGGTGTGTGGGTACTAAGATTTGAAAGTTCCGAGGAACTGCCACATGATTTTGGGAGAATAGGTTTTGCGATGAATATGGGGGAGAAGATACAGATAATGAGAGAGTATGGAGCGAC TGCCGTGGGAGGCTCGGGCGACCTGGAGACGGAGTTGTCGCAGCCCATAGCATCTTTGATGAAGGTT TGGAGTTGCATTCTGGTCTTACATGATTTAGGTCCGGTTTGGTCTCGTCATG AAATCAGTAACCACATCAAACCTGTCTTAAGCGgatcatattcttcatga
- a CDS encoding uncharacterized protein (predicted protein) gives MSHNGSYPTTSSFRRVVGLCNRPLSKKDAYLPDDPRLDIVSGIDLMQSVSSVTDQLKAKVHDVESVEVVFFCAYIEAHDFESRREVNTRLLRTAIEAISGIAPNLESVILQTGGKGYGLEFSNELKISPPLHESMPRIPEPWRSKVFYYEQYDTLSELSKGKKWSFSEIRPDGIIGFVPGTNVMNLAQGIALYLTLYRVVPDTIPRSPWSGSRGALPRDAARLPFHA, from the exons ATGTCGCATAATGGAAG CTACCCCACGACCTCTTCTTTTCGACGCGTTGTTGGTCTTTGCAATAGACCCCTCTCAAAAAAAGACGCATATCTTCCTGATGACCCTCGACTGGACATTGTTTCGGGAATCGATCTTATGCAATCAGTGTCATCGGTCACCGATCAACTGAAGGCCAAGGTTCATGATGTGGAGTCAGTTGAGGttgtctttttctgtg CTTACATCGAGGCTCATGATTTCGAATCAAGGAGGGAAGTCAATACCAGGCTCCTTCGCACAGCTATTGAAGCAATCAGTGGCATTGCTCCAAATCTAGAATCGGTTATCTTACAAACCGGTGGGAAAGGGTACGGACTGGAATTCTCAAATGAGCTCAAGATCTCTCCCCCACTTCACGAATCCATGCCCCGGATTCCGGAGCCCTGGAGGAGCAAAGTCTTCTATTACGAGCAGTATGATACTCTGTCTGAGCTGTCAAAGGGCAAAAAGTGGTCATTCTCAGAGATTCGTCCGGATGGAATTATCGGCTTTGTCCCCGGTACCAATGTAATGAACCTAGCCCAAGGTATCGCGTTGTACCTGACACTATACCGCGTTGTACCTGACACTATACCGCGAAGTCCATGGTCAGGCAGCAGAGGTGCCCTTCCCCGGGATGCTGCACGGCTACCGTTCCACGCATAG
- a CDS encoding uncharacterized protein (predicted acyl esterases), which translates to MAGNSWLAISQLNFASRFQHPNLKAIAPWEGLTDLYAHQICRGGIPKPAFFELILHGSTGVGKAENIGAMVNSRPLFDDYWEEKRIKPEDIKDIPMYLTASYSTGLHCEGSFRAFELAQASRKWLRVHSTQEWHDLYRPEATDDLQRFYDYYAKGIQNGWEAETPRVRLSLLGYDGSITKTIVERPEEQWPPARQHIRRYYLDAATQSFSAVKPVNSASITHEGHSLTASSVMV; encoded by the exons ATGGC GGGAAACTCCTGGTTGGCTATTTCACAGCTCAACTTTGCGTCGCGATTCCAGCATCCAAACCTGAAAGCAATTGCCCCTTGGGAAGGGTTGACGGATCTCTACGCTCATCAGATATGCCGTGGAGGAATCCCGAAACCAGCATTTTTTGAATTGATCCTCCATGGGTCTACAG GAGTTGGAAAGGCAGAGAATATCGGTGCCATGGTAAATTCTCGCCCATTGTTTGACGATTactgggaagaaaagagaatcaAACCGGAAGATATCAAGGACATTCCGATGTATCTGACAGCGTCCTACTCGACCGGTCTACACTGTGAAGGCTCCTTCAGAGCATTTGAACTAGCACAGGCATCTAGAAAATGGCTCCGCGTGCACTCGACGCAAGAGTGGCATGATCTATACAGGCCAGAAGCTACAGATGATCTGCAGCGCTTCTATGATTACTACGCTAAAGGTATTCAAAACGGCTGGGAAGCGGAAACGCCCCGTGTGCGCCTGAGCCTATTAGGGTACGATGGTAGTATAACGAAAACAATTGTTGAGCGCCCTGAAGAGCAGTGGCCTCCAGCACGGCAACACATCCGTCGCTATTATTTGGACGCTGCAACTCAATCCTTTAGTGCAGTCAAGCCTGTTAACTCTGCCAGCATTACGCATGAAGGGCATTCATTGACGGCTTCCTCG GTCATGGTGTAG
- a CDS encoding uncharacterized protein (predicted protein), whose amino-acid sequence MFCTKDDWPYCLPWTWPEIGVSAFECTNITLRKTATVHTLSTYTNAAWFGRTAVSAVSISWIKDREMITRLNFKPTRTATSHSSESTATKMSESSSGPSPTLVGAVVGSVVGGLVALSVTVLILWVWRKRKLSKGHILLNQESSLRGVSNRSDSGEQPLALAEPKPSELDGNSVPSSPQADPDSRGIDEYGHLRCSI is encoded by the coding sequence ATGTTCTGCACCAAAGATGACTGGCCATACTGCTTACCCTGGACGTGGCCTGAGATCGGTGTTTCGGCTTTCGAATGTACCAATATCACTCTACGGAAAACGGCTACAGTACACACCCTTTCCACGTACACAAACGCCGCTTGGTTCGGTAGAACGGCTGTTTCCGCCGTCTCGATTTCATGGATCAAAGATCGCGAAATGATCACGCGCTTGAACTTTAAACCTACAAGAACTGCAACATCCCATTCATCTGAATCAACTGCCACAAAGATGTCCGAATCCTCTTCAGGGCCTTCTCCGACCCTGGTTGGTGCAGTAGTTGGCAGTGTGGTCGGAGGCCTTGTAGCACTTTCTGTCACAGTGCTCATTCTCTGGGTGTGGCGAAAGAGGAAACTATCTAAGGGTCACATTTTATTGAACCAAGAATCGTCACTTCGGGGGGTATCCAACCGCTCAGACTCAGGAGAACAACCCTTGGCTCTTGCAGAGCCAAAGCCCAGTGAGCTTGATGGTAACTCAGTACCCTCGTCCCCGCAGGCTGATCCTGATTCCCGTGGTATCGATGAATATGGTCATCTGCGTTGTAGTATCTGA
- a CDS encoding uncharacterized protein (predicted protein) has protein sequence MTLRNPILATFVAVSTSLPSDALKSDATDFIGYLRCIATDKSAAEGWCGITLGGSMTDALLFVAYPDGDAVRTSLRFTSEYAMPGVYSGNATVKPISATANSTGFLLIFHCQDCLHWSQGETTGSASTSSGLLDLGYAQSVKAPSNPSCAAELKLARHDIQGTWTAMLDDHAASDSYDKWRALAKDAVPEKCSA, from the exons ATGACATTAAGAAACCCTATCCTTGCCACATTTGTGGCCGTCAGTACAT CGTTGCCTAGTGATGCACTCAAATCAGACGCTACTGATTTCATCGGATACCTA CGCTGCATAGCTACCGACAAGTCCGCAGCAGAGGGCTGGTGCGGTATAACACTAGGCGGCTCCATGACCGACGCCCTCTTATTCGTCGCGTACCCAGATGGCGACGCCGTGCGGACCTCCCTGCGCTTCACCTCAGAATACGCGATGCCGGGCGTGTACAGCGGCAACGCGACCGTGAAACCGATTTCCGCGACGGCCAACTCGACTGGTTTCTTATTAATCTTCCATTGCCAGGACTGTCTGCATTGGTCGCAGGGTGAGACTACTGGCAGTGCTTCTACCAGCAGTGGTCTCTTGGACTTGGGCTATGCGCAATCCGTCAAAGCTCCGAGCAACCCGTCCTGTGCGGCCGAGCTTAAGCTTGCTAGACACGATATACAGGGTACCTGGACGGCTATGCTTGATGATCATGCTGCAAGCGACTCCTATGACAAGTGGCGGGCTCTGGCGAAGGATGCAGTTCCTGAGAAGTGCTCCGCTTAG
- a CDS encoding uncharacterized protein (predicted protein), whose product MATHTGARRAGRSPLIFFAMLSYLMMIPGVLAMNFVSRAEWKARAPKEAYKPMTDAKGVKVHYLGPQFSGKQHSECDDFMRSVQNQHMDESPEDYFDIAYNLAVCEHGYVFDGQGKGHRSGANGDVQLNSDHYAVLAFLGKSGVTEPTKEQIIGLQDSIAYLRRAGAGDEIKGHRDGYNTECPGGPLYKLVTDGSLDPGKLWDGGSHTVQKGEDLDTISAKYNVPKQYIITANDLQSPYRLTVNQTIEVPARGVPLTESGN is encoded by the coding sequence ATGGCTACCCATACTGGTGCTCGCAGGGCGGGCCGCTCTcccttgattttcttcgCCATGCTGTCGTatttgatgatgataccaGGCGTCTTGGCGATGAACTTTGTCTCCCGTGCAGAGTGGAAGGCACGCGCGCCGAAGGAAGCCTATAAGCCAATGACAGATGCCAAGGGTGTGAAAGTGCACTATCTAGGGCCCCAATTCAGTGGAAAACAGCATTCAGAATGTGATGACTTCATGAGATCTGTGCAAAACCAGCACATGGATGAATCCCCAGAAGATTACTTTGACATCGCCTACAATCTTGCAGTGTGTGAACATGGCTACGTGTTTGATGGTCAAGGAAAAGGTCATCGCAGCGGTGCCAATGGAGATGTCCAGTTGAACTCGGATCATTATGCTGTTCTCGCCTTCCTGGGAAAGTCCGGTGTTACGGAGCCTACCAAAGAGCAGATTATTGGACTGCAAGATTCGATTGCGTATTTGCGTCGGGCCGGTGCTGGTGACGAGATTAAGGGTCACCGAGATGGATACAATACCGAGTGTCCTGGTGGCCCGCTATATAAGCTGGTTACTGATGGTAGCCTGGACCCTGGCAAACTTTGGGACGGCGGGTCTCATACAGTTCAAAAAGGGGAGGATCTGGATACTATTAGCGCCAAGTACAATGTGCCGAAGCAGTATATCATTACCGCGAACGATCTTCAGTCGCCCTACCGTCTTACTGTCAATCAGACGATAGAGGTTCCTGCTCGTGGGGTGCCACTCACTGAGAGTGGGAATTGA
- a CDS encoding uncharacterized protein (predicted protein) produces the protein MSCNVKDDFDVVVQIRKISASGELLESLNWSPMPAPGPKVPNVNVAKHLGQQGMLRASHHVSLQPRASEDEVPVYDHRRREAITPGDIVPLLIPIWPLGVVFEAGEGLVLRISGHDMSLPEAEALRLTAPGDENEGQHTVYTGGEYESYLVIPVIEG, from the coding sequence ATGTCTTGTAATGTGAAGGACGACTTTGATGTCGTGGTGCAGATCCGCAAGATCTCTGCATCAGGAGAGCTACTTGAATCGCTTAACTGGTCACCGATGCCCGCACCAGGGCCGAAGGTCCCTAATGTCAATGTCGCAAAGCATTTGGGGCAGCAGGGTATGCTCCGAGCCTCGCATCACGTGAGCCTCCAACCCCGGGCcagcgaagatgaagtgcCGGTGTATGATCACCGCAGGCGCGAAGCGATCACTCCTGGAGATATCGTCCCTCTTCTGATCCCAATATGGCCCCTGGGCGTGGTCTTTGAGGCTGGTGAAGGCTTGGTGCTACGAATCTCGGGTCACGACATGTCACTCCCGGAAGCAGAGGCATTGAGATTGACAGCTCCAGGGGATGAAAATGAAGGGCAGCACACCGTGTACACAGGTGGGGAATATGAGAGCTATCTTGTTATTCCAGTCATCGAAGGATAG
- a CDS encoding ankyrin repeat domain-containing protein (predicted protein), with the protein MALWLIGQGANVTEWRMGTGLIILSIAAGFCSANVVRRVVDIIRDRVGNIGDIFSPADNVLILHRAISKGDAESVRILLANGADPSGWDIHGVSALTLATASGNEEIVTMLLDLGANPLPHDAVERSAVGCAASSTKLSWKTVERIFHAYRNAGGDINCTYVTIPEFVGGAPRPLQTLPLHQFAAAGSVPGIELLLRYGAKVSTKGRNGMTALHAALFRYRYNRDTYQNIDEICQVLVKAAIRLGEDSNNQLTSSSSFMPMRGTTALHLAVVCELEEIVRLLLDQGADVKIVDEEGKTALDRAKGLGNQPIIDLLTAKDV; encoded by the coding sequence ATGGCCCTCTGGCTGATCGGCCAAGGCGCCAATGTCACTGAATGGCGCATGGGAACCGGTTTAATCATCCTCAGCATAGCCGCTGGATTCTGTTCCGCAAATGTTGTCCGCAGAGTCGTCGACATTATTCGGGACAGGGTCGGTAACATCGGAGATATATTCTCCCCTGCGGATAATGTCCTCATCCTGCACCGTGCAATCTCGAAAGGAGATGCTGAATCCGTCCGCATTCTACTTGCAAATGGGGCTGACCCTTCCGGGTGGGATATACACGGTGTATCGGCATTGACACTGGCCACGGCAAGTGGCAACGAAGAGATAGTCACGATGCTTCTGGATTTGGGTGCAAACCCCTTACCTCATGACGCTGTGGAACGATCTGCCGTGGGGTGTGCTGCTAGCTCGACCAAACTGAGCTGGAAGACAGTAGAGCGGATTTTCCACGCGTATCGAAATGCAGGCGGAGATATCAACTGCACTTATGTTACCATTCCGGAGTTTGTTGGTGGAGCCCCTAGGCCTCTTCAGACACTGCCACTGCATCAGTTTGCTGCTGCCGGGTCGGTACCCGGGATAGAGTTACTCCTCCGCTATGGTGCGAAGGTCTCCACCAAGGGGCGCAATGGGATGACGGCACTCCACGCGGCTCTGTTCAGGTATCGGTATAATCGGGATACCTACCAAAACATTGACGAGATCTGCCAGGTGCTGGTTAAAGCTGCTATTCGATTGGGAGAAGATTCAAATAACCAATTgacctcgtcttcctccttcatgcCAATGAGAGGTACCACGGCATTGCACCTAGCTGTGGTTTGTGAATTAGAGGAAATTGTCCGGTTGCTACTGGATCAAGGGGCTGATGTGAAGATAGTTGATGAGGAAGGGAAGACCGCCTTAGATCGCGCTAAAGGATTGGGCAACCAGCCAATCATTGATTTGCTCACGGCGAAGGACGTATGA
- a CDS encoding uncharacterized protein (predicted protein) — MTGEKGSESNTYFHAHRFFLKRELQGIKEPKKKPASKQAKLDTEKKYDVSGIHLPGEEEGKVQVYDTCDEVRKKIYAHLRDPNVTKAGFLREIVKSYTPEQAVKFQGNSLTRFLDMSGANAGNTNAVFYPAYVFFEKLRICDGQPKNKFREEMEKIWRSHGGFAWIKQPKSSGVRLILVIAYTVRTNM, encoded by the exons ATGACTGGCGAGAAAGGGAGCGAGTCCAACACATACTTTCACGCGCAccgtttctttctcaaacGGGAGCTTCAGGGCATTAAagagcccaagaagaagccagctAGCAAGCAGGCGAAACTGGACACCGAGAAGAAATACGATGTCAGCGGGATTCACCTTCccggggaagaggaaggcaaGGTACAGGTCTATGATACATGCGACGAGGTCCGAAAGAAGATCTATGCTCATCTGCGGGATCCGAACGTCACTAAAGCCGGCTTTCTCAGGGAGATTGTGAAGAGTTACACGCCAGAACAAGCGGTCAAGTTTCAAGGCAACTCTTTGACCCGGTTTCTGGATATGTCTGGTGCCAATGCGGGCAACACGAATGCTGTTTTCTACCCTGCATATGTTTTCTTTGAGAAGTTACGTATCTGTGATGGTCAGCCCAAGAACAAGTTTCGcgaagagatggaaaagATCTGGCGCTCTCATGGCGGATTCG CATGGATTAAGCAACCAAAATCCAGCGGTGTTCGATTGATCTTGGTCATAGCTTACACTGTCCGAACGAATATGTAG
- a CDS encoding zinc-binding alcohol dehydrogenase family protein (predicted protein): protein MSTLSYPMIGIYTSGTKLTEADLQAVNPDPHKNVGIKWVIKRNRKSPRCSALTANFLRETCQQLPIMSQSNTNTGLYADEHAIFRVRRDLQFPVPEEGELLIETQFSGANPADVKHATFLGIYPAVLGYDFCGKVLQAPPQSSFSPGDTVAGYTPTGLNRPAGYGTHQQYLVCPEDMAFHVPANLPPHHAACLSVVTMTAADTLYSIFKFPLPGTKDTEKTGKPVLIWGASSSVGLCAVQLARASGIYPIFVTASPQRHPLLLELGATQCFDYRSPDVVSQIKSALEQGQWSSIDYAFDTVGSYGGTGSAQLMAECVSEEACLVSVVVQRDPKFKMPIATPNRDCTIRVHGAPRPITIPARPSDYVRAWQALQWAVTNYGAGFQFPSVDVVSGTAENALEQVQALGDGARGFGKLALEHPLL from the exons ATGTCTACACTGAGCTATCCAATGATCGGTATATATACATCCGGTACAAAGCTGACCGAGGCTGATCTACAAGCCGTAAATCCAGACCCACACAAGAATGTGGGGATAAAGTGGGTTATTAAGCGGAATCGGAA GTCTCCGCGATGCTCCGCACTTACTGCGAACTTTCTCCGTGAGACGTG TCAGCAGCTACCAATCATGAGCCAGTCCAACACAAATACCGGTTTATATGCCGATGAACATGCAATTTTCCGAGTCCGCCGAGATCTACAATTTCCTGTGCCAGAAGAGGGAGAACTCTTGATCGAGACACAGTTCTCAGGCGCAAATCCGGCTGATGTCAAACATGCCACTTTTCTTGGAATTTACCCGGCTGTGCTGGGCTACGACTTCTGTGGAAAAGTGCTCCAGGCACCGCCCCAGTCGTCCTTTAGCCCAGGTGACACTGTTGCCGGGTATACTCCTACCGGCCTCAACAGACCAGCTGGATATGGGACTCATCAGCAATACCTGGTTTGTCCAGAAGACATGGCCTTTCATGTTCCTGCAAACCTTCCACCACATCATGCTGCATGTCTTAGCGTCGTGACTATGACGGCGGCTGATACACTTTATAGCATCTTCAAGTTTCCTCTACCAGGTACCAAAGACACAGAGAAGACAGGGAAGCCAGTGCTGATCTGGGGCGCATCAAGTAGCGTTGGTCTTTGCGCGGTGCAGCTCGCCCGGGCAAGCGGTATTTATCCGATCTTCGTCACTGCATCCCCACAAAGACACCCGCTTCTGCTGGAGCTCGGGGCAACGCAATGTTTTGATTACAGATCCCCAGATGTGGTTTCTCAAATCAAGTCCGCGCTAGAACAGGGACAATGGAGTTCCATAGACTATGCTTTCGACACGGTTGGAAGTTACGGAGGAACCGGCTCGGCCCAGCTTATGGCGGAATGTGTTTCAGAAGAGGCCTGTCTTGTGTCTGTTGTTGTCCAGCGTGATCCTAAGTTCAAGATGCCAATTGCTACCCCGAATAGGGACTGCACTATCCGGGTTCACGGGGCTCCTCGACCGATTACCATTCCAGCCCGACCGTCCGACTATGTCCGTGCATGGCAGGCCCTGCAGTGGGCGGTTACGAACTATGGGGCCGGATTCCAGTTCCCGTCTGTCGATGTGGTTAGTGGGACAGCTGAAAACGCGCTGGAGCAGGTGCAAGCCCTGGGTGATGGTGCACGAGGTTTTGGGAAGCTGGCTCTGGAGCATCCATTGCTGTAG
- a CDS encoding uncharacterized protein (predicted protein), with protein sequence MSVEEKLKAQFPDTVYTALAPPDRHPGFNYKGFHPGRVTRLPRGHVKEPGYQAFPVDVTWEEDQAIPMRDGIKLYADIFRPADESERVPAIVPWSPYGKVGTSTLNYDNMGPWRIGIPYQNLSGYETFEVSIARPLPSQLITIADCAKGPNPAEWCSRGYAVIDVDARGSGHSEGNLMCWGEQAGLTCSNDGECFD encoded by the coding sequence ATGTCTGTAGAAGAGAAGCTCAAAGCTCAGTTTCCAGACACCGTCTACACGGCATTGGCACCACCAGACCGTCATCCCGGCTTCAACTACAAGGGTTTTCATCCAGGCCGGGTGACTCGACTCCCGAGAGGTCATGTGAAGGAACCTGGGTATCAGGCATTCCCAGTAGATGTGACTTgggaagaagaccaagcaaTTCCCATGCGCGATGGCATAAAGCTCTATGCTGATATATTTCGCCCCGCTGATGAGAGCGAGAGGGTACCCGCAATCGTGCCCTGGAGTCCTTATGGGAAGGTTGGGACGAGTACCCTAAACTATGACAATATGGGGCCGTGGCGAATTGGCATTCCGTATCAGAATCTGAGCGGATATGAAACCTTTGAAGTGAGTATCGCCAGACCTCTTCCATCTCAATTAATAACGATAGCTGATTGTGCGAAGGGTCCTAACCCAGCAGAATGGTGTTCCCGGGGCTATGCTGTTATAGATGTGGATGCCAGAGGGTCTGGTCATTCGGAGGGAAACCTCATGTGCTGGGGCGAACAGGCAGGCCTAACATGTTCCAATGACGGTGAATGCTTTGACTAA